Proteins from a genomic interval of Treponema succinifaciens DSM 2489:
- a CDS encoding carbohydrate ABC transporter permease: protein MEKLKSQAKMLSTRRFICYAVLVLLAILSLFPFYIMVVNATRSHPQIQSGFSAIPGTQLWLHIKQFIKSERWFDVVAGQQVERKVYGTSYPIFRGLGNSFLVAIFTAAFTTYFSAMTAYGIYMYNFKGKKSAFKFIMAVMMVPTQVSTLGFLQLITKLGIMNSYIPLIIPAIAAPVVFFYMYQSMEATLPYSIVEAARVDGSNEFYTFNAIVCPMLKPAFAVQSIFAFVSSWNNYFVPALVISDKKLWTVPIVIANARSADYMMFDLGVNYTLMTVAILPLIVIYFLLSRYIIGGVTAGGVKE from the coding sequence ATGGAGAAATTAAAAAGTCAGGCGAAAATGCTTTCTACCAGAAGATTTATCTGCTATGCAGTTCTGGTTCTTTTGGCGATTCTTTCATTGTTTCCATTCTATATCATGGTTGTCAATGCGACTCGCTCACATCCGCAGATTCAGAGTGGATTCTCTGCTATCCCTGGAACTCAGCTTTGGCTTCATATCAAGCAGTTTATAAAGAGTGAACGCTGGTTTGATGTTGTTGCTGGTCAGCAGGTTGAACGCAAGGTTTACGGAACAAGCTATCCTATTTTTCGCGGTCTTGGTAACAGTTTCCTTGTTGCTATTTTTACAGCTGCGTTTACAACTTACTTTAGCGCAATGACTGCCTATGGAATTTATATGTACAATTTCAAAGGCAAAAAGAGCGCGTTTAAGTTCATCATGGCAGTTATGATGGTTCCAACACAGGTTTCTACACTTGGATTCTTGCAGTTGATTACAAAGCTTGGAATTATGAATTCTTATATTCCTCTTATTATTCCTGCGATTGCGGCGCCGGTTGTTTTCTTCTATATGTATCAGTCAATGGAAGCGACTTTGCCTTATTCAATTGTTGAAGCAGCCCGTGTAGACGGAAGTAATGAGTTCTATACTTTCAATGCGATTGTTTGTCCTATGCTCAAGCCAGCGTTTGCAGTTCAGTCAATCTTTGCATTCGTTAGTTCCTGGAACAACTACTTTGTTCCAGCTCTCGTAATCAGTGACAAAAAGCTTTGGACAGTTCCGATTGTTATTGCAAATGCCCGTTCTGCTGACTACATGATGTTTGACTTGGGTGTTAACTATACACTTATGACTGTTGCTATTCTTCCTTTGATTGTGATTTACTTCTTACTTTCAAGATACATTATTGGCGGTGTAACTGCTGGTGGTGTAAAAGAGTAG
- a CDS encoding ABC transporter substrate-binding protein, translating to MKKLVATVLGVALVASVATSAPWGKKKAKGKTTGGKVLNIAVWNDEFPARFEKYYKSKVPAGVKVNFIQTPNQGNAYQNKLDEALLAQNSAAADEKIDMFLVEADYALKYVDTPYTLDVVKDIGLTKADLANQFKYTKDIMTDSKGVLKGVSWQACPAGFIYRRSIAKAVLGTDDPAKVQEALSNWDKFDSVAAKAKAKGYFMLSGFDDAFRVFSDNVKTKWVVGNKIKVDPMIQRWVDMTKTYTDKGYNNKANLWSAESFQGAKKDGKVFGYFGPAWFIDFCLAPNTLDDPAKGNVVGNGSYGDWAFCKGPMGFSWGGTWICGAAGSDNVDLIKDIMLTLTCEKDTMVRIATEMGDFTNNAPAMREVAASDYQNPFLGGQNHMAVFIDSADSIDKSCMSMYDQGMTEKLMAAMSDYYNGKVSLDQAWNNFYTSVIELYPNLSK from the coding sequence ATGAAAAAGTTAGTAGCTACAGTTTTGGGAGTAGCATTGGTTGCGTCAGTAGCAACATCAGCACCTTGGGGAAAGAAGAAGGCTAAAGGTAAGACAACTGGCGGAAAGGTATTGAACATCGCTGTTTGGAACGACGAATTTCCAGCACGTTTTGAAAAATACTACAAATCAAAAGTTCCAGCTGGTGTAAAAGTTAACTTTATCCAGACTCCAAACCAGGGAAACGCTTATCAGAATAAGCTTGATGAAGCTCTTCTTGCACAGAACTCAGCAGCAGCAGACGAAAAGATTGATATGTTCCTTGTTGAAGCTGACTATGCATTGAAGTATGTTGACACTCCATATACTCTCGATGTAGTTAAAGACATCGGTCTTACAAAGGCTGATTTGGCCAACCAATTCAAGTATACAAAAGACATCATGACAGACTCTAAAGGAGTTCTCAAAGGTGTTTCTTGGCAGGCTTGTCCGGCTGGATTTATCTATCGCCGCTCAATCGCAAAAGCTGTTCTTGGAACAGACGATCCGGCAAAAGTACAGGAAGCTCTTTCTAACTGGGACAAGTTTGACTCAGTTGCTGCAAAGGCAAAGGCAAAGGGATACTTCATGCTTTCTGGATTCGATGATGCATTCCGTGTATTCTCTGACAACGTAAAGACAAAGTGGGTTGTAGGAAACAAAATCAAAGTTGATCCGATGATCCAGCGCTGGGTTGACATGACAAAGACATACACAGACAAGGGCTACAACAACAAGGCTAACCTTTGGTCAGCAGAAAGCTTCCAGGGTGCAAAGAAAGACGGAAAAGTATTCGGATACTTTGGACCAGCTTGGTTCATTGACTTCTGTCTTGCTCCTAACACTCTCGATGATCCTGCAAAGGGAAATGTTGTTGGAAACGGTTCTTATGGCGATTGGGCATTCTGCAAAGGACCTATGGGATTCTCATGGGGTGGAACTTGGATTTGCGGTGCAGCAGGTTCAGACAATGTTGACTTGATTAAAGACATCATGCTCACACTTACTTGCGAAAAAGACACAATGGTTCGTATTGCTACAGAAATGGGCGACTTCACAAACAACGCTCCTGCTATGCGCGAAGTTGCAGCATCTGACTACCAGAACCCATTCTTGGGTGGACAGAACCACATGGCAGTATTCATCGATTCTGCTGATTCTATCGACAAGAGCTGTATGTCTATGTACGACCAGGGTATGACAGAAAAACTTATGGCTGCTATGTCTGACTACTACAACGGAAAAGTTTCACTGGATCAGGCTTGGAACAACTTCTATACTTCTGTTATCGAACTTTATCCAAACTTGTCTAAATAA
- a CDS encoding STAS domain-containing protein has protein sequence MNQLALKEKIGVNYMLLELTGTLDSYTITELQEKLFEYIADTNVVLDSSQIIQVDSSGVGLILAGHNDAESSGTKLFIMNPSEPVKRALERTGFFDMFHIIHSVTEVSDD, from the coding sequence ATGAATCAGCTTGCTCTTAAAGAAAAAATTGGTGTTAACTATATGCTGCTTGAGCTTACAGGCACTTTGGATTCCTACACGATTACTGAGCTTCAGGAAAAGCTTTTTGAATATATTGCTGACACGAACGTTGTCCTTGATTCAAGCCAGATAATTCAAGTTGACTCTTCTGGCGTTGGACTTATTCTTGCAGGGCATAATGATGCGGAATCTTCCGGGACTAAGCTTTTTATAATGAATCCTTCCGAGCCGGTAAAGCGCGCTTTGGAGCGGACTGGATTTTTCGATATGTTCCATATAATTCATTCAGTTACTGAGGTTTCTGATGACTAG
- a CDS encoding carbohydrate ABC transporter permease — MKNDVKKSANRKHTIQYDNWGYVFIAPFFVIYIIFSLIPLLTTFIFSLFEYYRVGLLTVGPTFIGLENFKAIFTAGDSLGKYFLNTLIMWVMGFVPQIIISLLLAVWFTNTELNLKGQGFFKTVIYMPNLIMAATFAMLFFTLFSPNGPVNGMIRSIVDKTNETALGLGAAEPMKPIYFFTSTAWTRTLVATMNFLMWYGNTTILLMAGVMGIDNSLFEAARIDGASPSQVFFKVTMPLLLPIFVYVFITSLIGGIQMFDVPQILTNSAGTPDRTTMTIIMKLNNHLQSKNYGPAGAISVLLFAVTGVLSGLVYKITMSKYQNKR, encoded by the coding sequence ATGAAAAATGATGTTAAAAAAAGTGCGAATAGAAAGCATACCATCCAGTATGACAATTGGGGATATGTTTTTATTGCGCCATTCTTTGTAATTTATATTATATTTTCGCTCATTCCGCTTTTGACAACTTTTATTTTTAGCTTGTTTGAGTATTACCGAGTAGGACTTCTTACTGTTGGACCTACTTTTATTGGTTTAGAAAATTTCAAGGCGATATTTACTGCTGGCGACAGCTTGGGAAAATATTTCCTTAATACACTTATAATGTGGGTCATGGGGTTTGTTCCGCAGATTATAATTTCTTTGCTTCTTGCTGTTTGGTTTACAAATACAGAACTTAACCTTAAAGGTCAGGGATTCTTTAAGACAGTTATTTACATGCCTAACTTGATTATGGCGGCGACATTCGCAATGTTGTTCTTTACTTTGTTCTCGCCTAACGGTCCTGTAAACGGCATGATTCGCTCTATTGTTGACAAAACAAATGAAACAGCACTTGGACTTGGTGCGGCTGAGCCAATGAAGCCAATCTACTTCTTTACTTCTACGGCTTGGACTAGAACTTTGGTTGCTACAATGAACTTCCTTATGTGGTACGGAAACACAACAATCTTGCTTATGGCTGGTGTTATGGGAATTGATAACAGCCTCTTTGAAGCAGCCCGCATAGATGGAGCTTCTCCTTCACAGGTGTTCTTTAAAGTTACAATGCCGTTGCTTTTACCGATTTTCGTTTATGTTTTCATTACTTCTTTGATTGGTGGTATCCAGATGTTCGATGTTCCGCAGATTTTGACAAATTCTGCCGGTACTCCAGATAGAACCACAATGACTATTATCATGAAGCTTAACAATCATCTTCAGAGCAAGAACTACGGACCTGCAGGAGCTATTTCTGTACTTCTGTTTGCAGTTACTGGTGTTTTAAGCGGACTTGTTTATAAGATTACTATGAGCAAGTACCAGAATAAAAGATAG
- a CDS encoding HAD family hydrolase yields the protein MLYIFDMGGVVTNSAVLDDKLSKVLGISVEEFERICGKKTDGANKGQLESLGLFSLCSDGIIDTNEFWAEFSKRSGIAVKTDWFRWLFHPVRNEKTVAIVKALRSEGNRVVCGTNTVSAHYFNHLERGDYAIFDQTYSSCYMGVSKPDTNFWKIILEAENVPAKDTVFVDDRKDNCEAAASIGIHAIQFTTAEEVAKLLGVKI from the coding sequence ATGCTTTATATTTTTGACATGGGCGGCGTTGTAACAAATTCCGCGGTTTTAGATGACAAGCTAAGCAAGGTTCTTGGAATTTCAGTTGAAGAATTTGAAAGAATCTGCGGAAAAAAAACAGACGGCGCAAACAAAGGTCAGCTTGAAAGCCTAGGATTGTTCAGTCTTTGCTCCGATGGAATAATTGACACAAACGAATTCTGGGCGGAATTTTCAAAGAGAAGCGGAATTGCCGTAAAAACAGACTGGTTCAGGTGGCTTTTTCATCCTGTAAGAAACGAAAAAACTGTTGCAATTGTAAAGGCTTTGCGTTCGGAGGGAAACAGAGTTGTGTGCGGAACAAACACAGTTTCTGCGCATTATTTTAACCACCTTGAGCGCGGCGACTATGCGATTTTTGACCAGACATACAGCTCGTGCTACATGGGAGTTTCCAAGCCGGACACAAACTTCTGGAAAATAATCCTTGAGGCGGAAAATGTTCCTGCAAAAGACACGGTGTTCGTTGACGACAGAAAAGATAACTGCGAAGCCGCCGCTTCAATTGGAATTCACGCAATCCAGTTTACAACAGCGGAAGAAGTCGCCAAGCTTTTGGGAGTAAAAATTTAA
- a CDS encoding MBL fold metallo-hydrolase, whose product MIHAIQTGPFSVNTYIVRLKGSDALIVDPACCKFSNDEDKFFSYLKENNLVPKVIFLTHGHFDHVAGLNAIKQKFPDVKILINSNDAHFIGNGSEILQRISLEPMNFLEFLPFVSNLPEADFLISDNTNLSSYIQNIPLLENWKILHTPGHTKGSCCLYNQNEKLLISGDTVFHRSWGRTDLFSGSDADMKHSLNRIYTELPDDTKVFPGHNYYGFTLGEN is encoded by the coding sequence TTGATTCATGCCATACAAACAGGACCTTTTAGCGTTAATACTTACATTGTAAGATTGAAAGGTTCTGACGCATTGATTGTAGATCCAGCCTGCTGCAAATTCTCAAATGACGAGGACAAGTTTTTTTCCTATTTGAAAGAAAATAATCTTGTTCCGAAAGTTATATTTTTAACCCACGGACATTTTGACCATGTGGCAGGACTGAATGCAATAAAGCAAAAATTTCCTGATGTAAAAATTCTTATTAATTCGAACGACGCGCATTTTATAGGAAACGGAAGTGAAATTTTGCAAAGAATTTCACTTGAGCCAATGAATTTCCTTGAGTTTTTGCCCTTTGTTTCAAATCTTCCAGAAGCAGATTTTTTAATTTCTGACAACACAAATCTTTCTTCATATATACAGAATATTCCGCTTCTTGAAAACTGGAAAATTCTTCACACACCCGGACACACAAAAGGGTCTTGCTGCCTATATAATCAAAATGAAAAACTTCTAATAAGCGGCGACACAGTTTTTCACCGTTCTTGGGGGCGCACGGATCTTTTCAGCGGAAGCGATGCGGATATGAAGCACAGCCTGAATAGAATTTACACAGAACTTCCAGACGACACAAAAGTGTTTCCCGGACATAATTACTACGGATTCACGCTCGGAGAAAATTAA
- a CDS encoding HAD family hydrolase: MKNSGFNGIILDIDGTIWNTTGIVAVAWNKAIEMSGLKAKKVNAQVLQQEFGKTMDTIASDLWPELSKAEQSKLMSYCCTEEQIAIRENTFDITYPGVIETIKELSSSENFYIVSNCQNGYIELTMEKTGLSPFIKDYECFGRTGKSKAENIQILMARNRMNSAVYIGDTKGDEDACRQAGIPFIWASYGFGKASKYIEKLENFCDLKKIFSE; encoded by the coding sequence ATGAAAAACAGCGGTTTTAATGGAATTATTCTGGACATAGACGGCACAATCTGGAACACAACAGGAATTGTCGCAGTCGCCTGGAACAAGGCAATTGAAATGTCCGGACTAAAGGCAAAAAAAGTAAACGCCCAGGTTCTTCAGCAGGAATTCGGAAAAACAATGGACACAATCGCAAGCGACTTATGGCCGGAACTCAGCAAGGCAGAACAAAGCAAACTCATGTCCTACTGCTGCACGGAAGAGCAGATTGCAATCAGGGAAAACACATTCGACATAACATATCCTGGCGTAATTGAAACAATAAAGGAACTTTCATCTTCGGAAAACTTTTACATTGTAAGCAACTGCCAAAATGGATACATTGAGCTTACAATGGAAAAAACAGGACTTTCACCTTTTATAAAAGACTACGAATGCTTCGGGCGCACAGGAAAATCCAAGGCGGAAAACATTCAAATTCTGATGGCAAGAAACAGAATGAATTCCGCAGTTTACATCGGCGACACAAAGGGAGACGAGGACGCTTGCAGGCAGGCAGGAATTCCTTTTATCTGGGCTTCCTACGGATTCGGAAAAGCTTCAAAATACATAGAAAAACTTGAAAACTTCTGCGACTTAAAAAAAATATTTTCAGAATAA
- the ftsH gene encoding ATP-dependent zinc metalloprotease FtsH, with protein MNDKKDDDKKQTENDPYDFFKLSADNEKGDNKPSGNGPQKGPPFWTILLVLAGVLIAVNMMFSSKPTDLIDFSEFRNLIDQGQIVRVELGENYFTGYTSHSAGTSQPSRFGFMGMSLGTESGGVYRTSGVLMEGFIEFLDEKGVDYKFVTRQNNYLIQLLLNLVIPFGFIFLMYFFIFRKMGGGMGGMGSILGGGGRSKAVDEGKVKTRFQDVAGVDEAKEELMELVDFLKQPKKYTDIGGKIPKGALLVGPPGTGKTLLARAVAGEAGVPFFRISGSDFVEMFVGVGASRVRDLFRSAREKAPCIIFIDELDAIGKSRVNNLGGNDEREQTLNQLLVEMDGFDNEKGLIILAATNRPDILDPALLRPGRFDRQIVVDKPDVKGREEILRLHAKNVKIDPSVDFSAVAHATSGFAGADLANIVNEAALLAVRAGRKVVLMDDFDEAIEKTLVGLKKKSRVVKENERKIVAYHETGHALVAAFTPGSDPVHKITIIPRGMGALGYTLQRSEDDQFLYSKKELMGQVDVLLGGRAAEQIIFGEISTGASNDISRATDIIKRMITDYGMSEKFKNVTLGKSGRGYGTQEPELVREFSEDTQKYVDDEIARVMEERYQFVLKTLKKHGNLLEYIAQRLLEKETMDGKEFQEIVKAEDHCNELESTAVKNSSEEKEKPKRARKPRAKKDVTEEK; from the coding sequence ATGAACGATAAAAAAGATGATGACAAGAAGCAGACTGAAAATGATCCGTATGATTTTTTCAAGCTTTCTGCAGACAATGAAAAGGGAGACAATAAGCCTTCTGGAAATGGTCCGCAGAAAGGTCCGCCTTTTTGGACAATCCTTTTGGTTCTTGCCGGTGTTCTTATAGCCGTGAACATGATGTTTTCTTCCAAGCCAACTGATTTGATTGATTTTTCGGAATTCAGGAATCTTATAGATCAGGGGCAGATTGTCCGTGTTGAGCTTGGTGAGAATTATTTTACTGGCTATACTTCGCATTCTGCAGGTACTTCTCAGCCTTCACGATTTGGCTTTATGGGAATGTCTCTTGGAACTGAAAGCGGCGGGGTCTACAGAACTTCTGGCGTTCTCATGGAAGGTTTTATTGAATTTCTTGATGAAAAAGGCGTGGACTACAAATTTGTAACTCGTCAGAACAATTATCTTATTCAGCTTTTGCTTAATCTTGTGATTCCATTTGGCTTTATTTTCTTAATGTATTTCTTTATTTTCAGAAAAATGGGCGGCGGAATGGGCGGAATGGGTTCTATTCTTGGCGGCGGCGGAAGATCAAAGGCTGTTGATGAAGGAAAGGTTAAGACTCGTTTTCAGGATGTGGCAGGTGTTGATGAAGCAAAAGAAGAATTGATGGAGCTTGTTGACTTTTTGAAGCAGCCTAAGAAATATACTGATATAGGCGGAAAAATTCCAAAAGGCGCGTTGCTTGTGGGACCTCCGGGAACAGGAAAAACTTTGCTTGCGCGTGCTGTTGCAGGTGAAGCCGGTGTTCCGTTTTTTAGGATTTCCGGTTCTGATTTTGTTGAAATGTTTGTTGGTGTTGGCGCAAGCCGTGTTCGCGATTTGTTCCGTTCTGCCCGTGAAAAAGCTCCATGCATTATCTTTATTGATGAGCTTGATGCTATAGGCAAGAGCCGTGTAAATAATCTTGGCGGAAACGATGAGCGCGAGCAGACACTGAATCAGCTTTTGGTTGAAATGGACGGATTTGACAATGAAAAGGGACTTATAATTCTTGCTGCCACAAACCGCCCTGACATTTTGGATCCTGCACTTTTGCGTCCTGGACGTTTTGACCGTCAGATTGTAGTTGACAAGCCGGATGTAAAAGGCCGTGAAGAAATTCTTAGGCTTCATGCAAAGAATGTGAAAATAGATCCAAGCGTTGATTTTTCCGCAGTTGCCCATGCTACAAGCGGATTTGCCGGCGCAGACTTGGCAAATATTGTAAATGAAGCGGCTCTTCTTGCTGTTCGTGCTGGAAGAAAAGTTGTTCTTATGGATGATTTTGACGAAGCAATAGAAAAAACTTTGGTCGGTCTAAAAAAGAAATCCCGCGTTGTAAAGGAAAATGAGCGCAAGATTGTGGCTTACCATGAAACTGGTCATGCACTTGTTGCGGCGTTTACTCCTGGAAGCGATCCAGTTCATAAGATTACAATTATTCCGCGTGGAATGGGCGCTTTGGGATATACTTTGCAACGTTCGGAAGATGACCAGTTTCTATATAGCAAAAAAGAGCTTATGGGACAGGTAGATGTTCTTTTGGGCGGACGTGCGGCTGAGCAGATAATTTTTGGTGAAATAAGCACAGGAGCTTCAAATGATATTAGCCGTGCAACCGATATTATCAAGCGCATGATTACAGATTACGGAATGAGCGAAAAATTCAAGAATGTTACTCTTGGAAAAAGTGGAAGAGGTTATGGAACTCAGGAGCCTGAGCTTGTCCGCGAATTTTCAGAAGATACTCAGAAATATGTGGATGACGAAATTGCCCGTGTTATGGAAGAACGTTATCAGTTTGTCCTGAAAACTTTGAAAAAACACGGAAATCTTCTTGAATACATTGCGCAGCGTCTTCTTGAAAAAGAAACAATGGATGGCAAGGAATTCCAGGAAATCGTAAAGGCTGAAGATCATTGCAATGAGCTTGAATCAACTGCTGTAAAAAATTCTTCTGAAGAAAAGGAAAAGCCTAAACGAGCAAGAAAACCTCGTGCTAAAAAAGACGTAACAGAAGAAAAATAA
- a CDS encoding M15 family metallopeptidase gives MTRKILLAAFAIAGIFCLAGCEKKAYAQSSKPIVKIPSAEEEKFSRVFQKMSARAKEAICVTEENKTEFIKDLYAILEEEKTFRPDDKSLFFLIDKKHTVSSSYAPKDLVSLKKNSLFDLNKAGMKIRPEAYSALNEMAQAALNDGIRLLVSSAYRSYSYQENLFNYWVSVDGLEEAERESARPGTSQHQLGTAVDFGSISDDFDKTQMGQWIYKNAADYGWSLSFPKGYEDVTGYRWECWHFRYIGKNACRFQQKWFGGIQQFMLEFIDCWKNTN, from the coding sequence ATGACTAGAAAAATTCTTTTGGCGGCTTTTGCAATTGCCGGAATTTTTTGTCTTGCAGGCTGCGAAAAAAAAGCTTATGCCCAGTCTTCAAAGCCGATTGTAAAAATTCCATCTGCGGAAGAAGAAAAGTTCAGCAGAGTTTTTCAGAAAATGTCTGCCAGAGCAAAAGAAGCCATTTGTGTTACAGAAGAAAATAAGACGGAATTTATAAAAGATCTTTATGCGATTCTTGAGGAGGAAAAAACATTCCGCCCAGATGACAAAAGCCTTTTCTTTTTAATTGACAAAAAGCACACCGTGTCTTCTTCTTATGCGCCAAAAGACTTAGTTTCTTTGAAAAAAAACAGCCTTTTTGACTTGAACAAAGCTGGAATGAAAATCCGCCCGGAAGCTTATTCTGCTTTAAATGAAATGGCGCAGGCCGCATTAAATGATGGAATAAGACTGTTGGTAAGCTCTGCCTACCGTTCTTATTCTTATCAGGAAAATCTTTTTAACTACTGGGTAAGTGTTGACGGACTTGAAGAGGCTGAACGTGAAAGCGCGCGCCCCGGAACAAGCCAGCATCAGCTTGGAACAGCAGTTGACTTTGGCTCGATTTCTGATGACTTTGACAAAACCCAGATGGGACAATGGATCTATAAAAATGCCGCTGATTACGGCTGGTCTCTTTCGTTTCCAAAAGGCTATGAAGATGTTACCGGCTACCGCTGGGAATGCTGGCACTTCCGCTACATAGGAAAAAACGCCTGCCGTTTTCAGCAGAAGTGGTTCGGCGGAATCCAGCAGTTCATGCTTGAATTTATAGACTGCTGGAAAAACACAAATTAA
- a CDS encoding PP2C family protein-serine/threonine phosphatase, with product MIFVVINIIICAILVYISFSIDKNVKGNSSNASLVNLFLFLGVIFLFMAITIILCLDNSVQHTLLSNPDGTQSLHVELHNSFPAALLSGRFTYLIMGWFAVCSCSYMLVFPDYKKYKTVTFFQVLLFILAVYMVFFAPNAFTSVTLAKGNFLRISSGIVFKGKLSGAFNVSWLTFYNFLYRGLIPAFVCVMVIVRAENTTSKLKQQNMLQNVFGIMLSWVVFWYINLCSEIHPVLNNFAPIGFIPELYFFARSNGNDEIVDARILLMGFVRLLIGFVAPMLASAVFFIILLPVSNVNIRIFELLIYVAIAFVFFVFMLFRRKFKNSELFRNKMYSEDFERDITSIDFNLEANEITGSVFNVFKKYVGSSSMKILIEDGVGNMICIYSSDGDKSFSTPIDQSVADVLLNNHHQIVFREFAQTNNSVASVRSKILGVMDRTNSDAMIMLSEGRQFIGLILLGKKISGNIYSEYDYEVFNKFYSNFFVVGYYVKNIMNEAVVGTVKREIRMSGQIITSIQENMDLIKSKKVDAGYLMVPAHNIGGEFVDMIRLTDTRHIFVIGALSGKGIAASMGMVILKSIIRTFLSETTDFKLLVAKVNTFIRENLPKGTFFAGTFGILDFNTDTMYYINCGIPALLVYTRAYNNVIEVQGEGHILGFVKDVAPYIKVKKVKLSEGDIVMIVTDGIIDTKSLRGDIFGKTRTQTALMENSGYPAEKMAKFTYDALVEFTSKELENDITILVMKYLGNQAQA from the coding sequence ATGATTTTTGTTGTTATAAATATTATTATCTGCGCTATTCTTGTTTATATTTCATTTAGCATTGATAAAAATGTAAAGGGAAATTCTTCCAACGCAAGCCTTGTAAACTTGTTTTTGTTCTTGGGTGTTATATTTTTATTTATGGCGATTACAATTATACTCTGTCTGGACAATTCAGTGCAACATACTTTGCTTTCCAATCCAGATGGAACGCAGTCGCTTCATGTTGAGCTTCATAACTCATTTCCAGCAGCCTTGCTTTCAGGAAGATTCACTTACCTGATTATGGGCTGGTTTGCTGTGTGCAGCTGCAGCTATATGCTTGTTTTTCCGGATTATAAAAAATACAAGACTGTTACATTTTTTCAGGTTTTGCTTTTTATTCTTGCAGTTTACATGGTTTTCTTTGCTCCGAACGCATTTACTTCGGTTACGCTTGCAAAAGGAAACTTCCTTCGCATTTCTTCTGGAATCGTATTTAAAGGAAAACTGAGTGGCGCATTCAATGTTTCCTGGCTTACTTTTTACAACTTTCTTTACAGGGGTTTGATTCCGGCATTTGTTTGCGTCATGGTTATTGTCCGCGCTGAAAATACAACTTCAAAACTCAAGCAGCAGAATATGCTTCAGAATGTCTTTGGAATCATGCTTTCCTGGGTGGTTTTCTGGTATATAAATCTCTGCTCTGAAATTCATCCGGTTCTTAACAACTTTGCTCCGATTGGATTTATTCCAGAACTGTATTTCTTTGCGCGTTCAAATGGTAATGACGAAATTGTTGACGCTAGAATTCTTTTGATGGGCTTTGTGCGCCTTTTGATTGGATTTGTTGCGCCGATGCTTGCTTCCGCAGTTTTCTTTATTATTCTTCTGCCGGTTTCAAATGTTAATATTCGTATTTTTGAACTTTTGATTTATGTTGCGATTGCGTTTGTTTTCTTTGTGTTTATGCTTTTCCGCAGGAAGTTCAAGAATTCCGAGCTTTTTAGAAACAAAATGTATTCGGAAGATTTTGAGCGCGACATAACTTCAATAGATTTCAACCTTGAAGCGAATGAAATTACAGGAAGTGTATTCAATGTATTCAAAAAATATGTCGGCTCTTCTTCAATGAAAATTCTTATTGAAGATGGCGTTGGCAACATGATCTGCATTTATTCTTCTGACGGTGACAAAAGTTTTTCTACTCCGATTGACCAGTCAGTTGCGGATGTTTTATTGAACAACCATCATCAGATTGTTTTCCGCGAATTTGCCCAGACCAACAATTCCGTTGCCTCTGTAAGAAGCAAAATTCTTGGAGTAATGGACAGAACAAATTCAGATGCGATGATTATGCTGAGCGAAGGCCGCCAGTTTATCGGCTTGATTCTTCTTGGCAAAAAAATCAGCGGAAACATTTATTCTGAATACGATTACGAGGTCTTTAACAAGTTCTATTCAAATTTCTTTGTTGTAGGATATTACGTAAAGAACATCATGAACGAAGCCGTAGTTGGAACTGTAAAACGCGAAATCAGAATGTCCGGGCAGATTATTACTTCTATCCAGGAAAACATGGATTTAATAAAAAGCAAGAAAGTTGATGCTGGCTATCTTATGGTTCCTGCCCACAACATTGGCGGTGAATTTGTGGACATGATTCGCCTTACAGACACGCGGCACATTTTTGTAATCGGAGCTTTAAGCGGAAAAGGAATAGCGGCTTCAATGGGAATGGTTATCTTGAAGTCCATTATCAGAACTTTCCTTTCTGAAACCACAGACTTCAAGCTGCTTGTTGCAAAAGTGAATACATTTATCCGTGAAAATCTTCCCAAGGGAACTTTCTTTGCCGGAACTTTTGGAATTCTTGATTTCAATACAGACACAATGTATTATATCAACTGCGGAATTCCTGCGTTGCTTGTGTACACTCGCGCATATAACAATGTTATTGAAGTTCAGGGTGAAGGACATATTCTTGGATTTGTAAAAGATGTGGCTCCGTACATAAAAGTAAAGAAAGTCAAGCTTTCCGAAGGCGACATAGTTATGATTGTAACAGACGGAATCATTGATACAAAGTCTTTGCGCGGAGACATCTTCGGAAAAACAAGAACTCAAACTGCTCTTATGGAAAATTCCGGCTATCCTGCTGAAAAAATGGCGAAGTTCACTTATGATGCTCTTGTTGAATTTACTTCAAAGGAACTTGAAAACGACATTACAATACTTGTTATGAAATATTTGGGAAATCAGGCTCAGGCTTAA